A DNA window from Primulina tabacum isolate GXHZ01 chromosome 12, ASM2559414v2, whole genome shotgun sequence contains the following coding sequences:
- the LOC142520447 gene encoding uncharacterized protein LOC142520447 → MALTAKNKLGFVDNSIQCPHFDDLLYSAWLRCNSMVISWILNSVAKEIADSLMYIPTAYEIWIDLRDRFHQSNEPRIFQIKKLLNGLHQGSMDVTTYYTCLRTLWDESKDFQPASVCNCGSIKDWVNFQNQECVMQFLMGLNESYAQIRAQILMMDPIPIISKTFSLVVQEERQCSIQQESISFQMDSNTPVPRSPHVAALKSFSNVKGNRYDKLVCSHCDGVGHTVDKCYKLHGYPPSHPKYKSKQYPSKAAANQARGLTNDSVSSPCEPSLIQEQCKQLIAILSSQLHPHPGSITTPQHNEPSVSCFNGIYSLSLDSSLQSQSSWVLDTGATHHICCSLSSFHSYTSFRSTVTLPNGLTIPVSHIGIVCLSLHLVLHNVLFVPQFRFNLLSVISITASWKCSVSFSSSLCQIQALSMKQTIGMGRRVGDLYFLEPYNSSTICNVSFNKTELWHCRLGHPSFTRLSVTGHELQFDIEFFSDNILPTQRSLQTATPHSESTRSRRPLTTPTHLRDYQCYSISTGLSSSTAHPLSSVLTPNTLSQQHQVFIHNISSVTELRTFAQAVVQLEWRQAMDEELRALERNGTWSIVSLPPHKSVVGCKWVYKDKFKAHGLLERYKARLVAKGFTQQEGIDYFETFSPVAKLVTVKNLLAVAAARGWSLLQLYVNNAFLHGDLPEEVYMSLPPGYQRQGEPLPSQPVCRLHKSLYGLKQASRQWFEKFSSTLLQIGFTQSLADSSLFARARGSVFLALLVYVDDIVIATNSEEEAVDLKVFLNGQFKLRDLGNLKYFLDIEVARSTRGMLGCKPRNTLMEFGSKLSQEDSALLEDSSQSRRMIGRLIYLTITRPDLSYAVNKLSQYVAKPRVAHLAAVYNVLRYVKGTVGQGLFYSSSNDLQINSFSDSDWAACPDTRRSVTGFCVFLGDSLVSWKFKKQQTVSRSSSEVEYRAMASVTCEIVWIISLLKDLQVSQGEPATLFCDNQSAMHIASNPLADLLTKPLLPTQFKLLLSKMGTINIHAPS, encoded by the exons ATGGCGCTTACAGCAAAAAATAAGCTCGGTTTCGTGGATAATTCAATTCAATGTCCACATTTTGACGATCTCTTGTACAGCGCTTGGCTACGCTGCAATTCCATGGTGATTTCGTGGATTCTCAACTCTGTCGCTAAGGAAATAGCTGATAGCTTGATGTACATACCGACTGCCTATGAAATATGGATTGATCTGCGCGATAGGTTCCACCAGAGCAATGAACCGCGGATTTTTCAGATTAAGAAGCTGTTGAATGGATTGCACCAAGGATCGATGGATGTAACTACTTATTACACTTGCCTAAGGACACTCTGGGATGAGTCGAAGGACTTTCAACCAGCTTCTGTGTGCAATTGTGGATCAATAAAGGATTGGGTAAATTTTCAGAATCAGGAATGTGTTATGCAATTTTTAATGGGTTTGAATGAGTCATATGCTCAAATTCGCGCACAAATCCTAATGATGGACCCTATTcctatcatttcaaaaaccttCTCATTGGTTGTGCAAGAAGAGAGACAATGCTCCATACAACAAGAGAGCATTTCTTTCCAAATGGATTCGAATACACCAGTGCCACGCTCACCTCACGTTGCTGCTCTTAAGTCTTTCTCGAATGTCAAAGGAAACAGGTATGACAAGCTTGTATGCTCTCACTGTGATGGGGTTGGACATACTGTAGATAAGTGCTATAAGTTACACGGTTATCCACCTAGTCATCCTAAGTACAAGAGCAAGCAATATCCAAGCAAAGCAGCTGCCAACCAAGCCCGGGGACTTACTAATGATTCAGTTTCCAGCCCGTGTGAGCCTTCATTGATTCAAGAGCAATGTAAGCAACTTATTGCAATCTTAAGCTCTCAGCTTCATCCACATCCTGGATCCATTACAACTCCACAACACAATGAGCCTTCAGTTTCATGCTTCAATGGTATATATTCCTTGTCCCTTGATTCTAGTTTACAGTCACAGAGCAGCTGGGTATTGGACACAGGAGCAACACACCATATTTGTTGTTCATTGTCCTCTTTCCACTCTTATACCAGCTTTCGCTCCACAGTCACATTGCCTAATGGCCTCACAATACCTGTTTCACATATTGGAATCGTATGCTTATCACTGCATTTGGTGTTGCATAATGTCCTTTTTGTCCCACAATTCCGTTTTAATTTACTCTCAGTTATTTCCATTACAGCCAGTTGGAAGTGCTCGGTCTCATTTTCTTCATCTTTGTGTCAAATTCAGGCTTTAAGCATGAAGCAGACGATTGGGATGGGTAGAAGAGTCGGTGACCTCTATTTCCTTGAACCTTACAACTCCTCCACTATCTGTAACGTTTCTTTCAATAAGACTGAATTGTGGCATTGTAGACTAGGCCATCCTTCATTTACTCGATTATCTGTAACAGGACATGAACTACAAT TTGATATTGAGTTCTTCTCTGACAACATTTTACCCACTCAAAGAAGCCTTCAAACTGCTACTCCTCACAGTGAGTCCACTCGTTCACGTCGTCCTCTCACTACCCCAACTCACCTTCGTGATTACCAGTGTTACTCCATCTCTACTGGTCTCTCTTCGTCCACTGCTCACCCATTATCCTCTGTCCTCACTCCAAACACGCTGTCACAGCAACATCAGGTTTTTATTCACAACATTTCCTCCGTCACTGAACTCCGAACATTTGCTCAAGCTGTTGTCCAGCTGGAATGGAGACAGGCTATGGATGAAGAATTAAGAGCTCTCGAACGTAATGGCACATGGTCCATTGTTTCTCTTCCTCCTCACAAAAGTGTCGTTGGATGTAAATGGGTATACAAGGACAAGTTTAAGGCTCATGGATTACTCGAACGATATAAAGCTCGCCTTGTTGCCAAAGGGTTTACCCAACAAGAGGGTATTGATTATTTTGAAACGTTTTCTCCCGTTGCCAAACTTGTGACAGTCAAAAATTTACTAGCTGTGGCAGCTGCCCGTGGATGGTCTCTGCTGCAGCTCTATGTCAACAATGCTTTTCTGCATGGTGACCTACCTGAGGAAGTGTATATGTCGTTGCCTCCCGGTTATCAACGACAGGGGGAGCCTTTACCATCACAGCCAGTGTGTAGATTGCACAAGTCATTGTATGGCCTTAAGCAAGCCTCGCGTCAGTGGTTCGAAAAATTCTCATCCACTCTTCTTCAGATTGGTTTTACTCAGTCACTTGCTGATAGTTCATTATTTGCTCGAGCTCGGGGCAGCGTATTTCTAGCCTTacttgtatatgttgatgacattgtcATTGCCACCAACAGTGAAGAAGAAGCTGTCGATTTAAAAGTCTTCTTAAATGGACAGTTCAAACTGAGGGATTTGGGCAACCTTAAATACTTTCTTGACATTGAGGTTGCGAGGTCCACTCGGG GTATGCTTGGGTGCAAGCCACGTAACACACTTATGGAATTTGGTTCTAAATTGAGTCAAGAGGACAGTGCCTTGCTCGAAGACTCTTCTCAGTCTCGAAGAATGATTGGTCGACTCATATATCTCACAATCACTCGCCCAGATTTGTCATATGCCGTTAACAAATTGAGTCAATATGTTGCCAAACCAAGAGTAGCACATCTGGCTGCTGTGTACAATGTACTTCGATATGTCAAAGGAACTGTTGGTCAAGGATTATTCTATTCCTCATCTAATGACCTCCAAATTAATTCCTTCTCTGATTCCGATTGGGCAGCATGTCCTGACACTCGTAGATCTGTTACCGGTTTTTGTGTGTTCCTTGGAGATTCTTTGGTATCCTGGAAATTCAAGAAACAACAGACGGTCTCTCGATCATCTTCAGAAGTGGAATATCGAGCCATGGCTAGTGTTACCTGTGAGATAGTGTGGATCATTTCGCTCCTCAAGGACCTGCAAGTTTCACAAGGTGAACCAGCCACTCTCTTCTGTGACAACCAGTCTGCAATGCACATTGCTTCCAATCCG CTTGCCGACTTGCTTACTAAACCATTGCTGCCAACTCAGTTCAAGCTGCTACTGTCCAAGATGGGAACCATCAACATACATGCTCCATCTTGA